AAATTTTCATCATCTATATAAAGATGCAAAAATTTACAAATTAGAAGAAAATTATAGAAGCACTAATACAATTATTGGTGCTGCAACGAGTTTAATAAAAAACAACTCAAAAAGAGCAAACAAAACCTTATATACAAACAAAAAAAGTGATGAAAAGGTAAAGTTCAAATCACTAGAAGAACCTTTTTCTGAAGCAAGATATATTGCCAACGAAATATTTAGTGCAGTTCAAAATAATCATAGTTTTTCTGATTTTTGTATTTTATATAGGACTAATGCGCAAAGCCGTTCTTTAGAAGATGAACTTAGAAGAAGAATGATGCCATATATTATTTATGGATTGGTTCGCTTTTATGAAAGAGCTGAAATAAAAATTTTACTGGGTTATTTAAAATTAATTATCAATCCCAATGACGACGCTTCTTTTCAAAAAGTCATTAACACTCCTAGGCGTAGTTTTGGAGACAAAGCTCTTCAAAAACTAAAAGAAACTTCACAAAAACGTAACGAATCTCTTTTAAAAACATTAAACGAAATTGTTTTTGGAGTAATTGAAAACGAAGTATCGCGATCGATTAGTGGTGCAAAAGAATTTATGATTAGCTATCAAAAATGGAAAAGTAACATAGATTTATTTAACAAACCTTCTTTAACTCTTGCAGAAATCATTTCCGATATTAATTTTGAACAATTTTTGAAAGCAAGTTATCCCGAAGATTTTGATGAAAGATGGTTAAATGTTATTGAGCTAAAAAATGCACTGGTGGAGTTTGAAAGTTTTCAAAAAGAAGAATTTGAACTTGAAAGCACTAATCAAGTAAACATAAATGGTACAAGTATATTAACAAAATTTCTTGATCAAGCAATGCTGACTGTTGAACCCACAGTAAATAATGTTCAAGATGGAAAATCAAGTGCTATCACTTTAATGACAATTCATGCAGCTAAAGGCTTGGAGTTCTCTAAAGTTTTTATTACCGGACTTGAAGAAGGTATTTTGCCTCATCAAAACTCATTAGATTCAATTGATGATATTGAAGAAGAACGTCGACTTTTATATGTTGCAATTACAAGAGCAAAAGATACCCTAACAATAACCAATTCTAAAAGAAACAGATATAAAGATTTTCTACCAGCACAAGAAAGTAGATTCATATCTGAAATTTCTTCAGAATATATTAGTTATGAAAATAGCTACAAAAATTCAGTTCGAAAAGAATTTGGCGTACTTAATAATAAAAATAATATTTTTCAAGATAAACCAAGAATTTTTAAAGGTGATGATTTACTTAACACAAAAGAGGTAAATATTAATCATACAGAATGCTCTTGGCAAAAAGGCCAAAGAGTAAATCACAAAGTATTTGGTATTGGAGTCATTAAAGAAATCGAAAAAACAGGAGAAGGCTACCGACTCAAAATTAAGTTTGAAAAAAATAATGTCGGAGAAAAAACTTTAATTCACACCTATGTCAACCCTATATAATTTTTTATAAGGTAATAAACTAAATGAAAAAAATTATTAAAGTTTCTCCTTCAATTGCAGCAGGAAACTTACTTAAATTAGAAGAAGAAGTTAGAAAATTAGAAAGTAGCGGAGCTGATAGCATACACTTTGACGTTATGGATGGTCATTTTGTTCCTTTACTTACAATTGGAGTGCCATTTATTGAGCAGATGCGTAAAATAACAAATATGGAATTAGATGTTCACATAATGGTTACCAATCCAGATCAGGTTTTTTTAGACTACCTTAACGCTGGAGCCGATATACTTAGCTTTCACCATGAAGTTGCACTGCATCCTCATAGAATTTGCACGCAAATTAAAAATCATGGAAAAAAAGCCGGTATTGCATTAAATCCAGGAACTCATTGGAGAAATATAGAGTATTTATTACCAGTATTAGATCAGGTAACTATTATGTCTGTTAATCCTGGTTTTTCTAGACAAAACCACCTGACATTAACTCATAAAAAAATTCAAGAACTTTTTAATTATAAAATTCAAAATAACTTAAATTTTGAAATAATGGTTGATGGTGGGATAAATGCTGATAATGTAAATATAATTTCTAAGTTAGGAGCGGATATAGTTGTAGCAGGTGGAGCGGTTTTTAATTATGAAAATTATAAAGAAGCAATTGAAAAAATTAAATCCGCTTCTTTATTAAATAATTAACCAATTAACATTTTTAAGAAGACACAGTATTGTCAACCACACCTCCGACTAAATCCGGAGGCTTGAGGAGAGAAACCTCTAAAAGCGGTTGACCAGACCCCTCCAAGAAATTGGAGGAGACGTTCTTGTGGAATGGCTAACATAAGTTAGCAGAAATAGGCACTTTGGGATGCGTGCCAGTCCCAAACTCTGCGGTGAGTGTTCATGCAAGCGTGAGGTGTAACGCTGAAGGATGCTCACAAAAACCCACGAGTAACAAGGTCGAGGCAAACTTTAATCAGGCTCGTAAGAGCAAATAGGAAATCAAATGCCACTGGTACTTTCCAGCACAAAAAAGCCACTGATGCCATGCACTCCTAAGCGTGCTCGCTTGCTTTTGGAACGTAAAAAAGCTGCAGTTTTTAGAATATATCCTTTCACGATTATTTTAAAAGATCGCGCAGACGGAGAAACTCAACCATTAGAATTTAAGGCTGATCCAGGTAGTAAAACAACTGGAATTACTCTTGTTTTAAATGGCAAATCAGAGAAAAAAGTAGTGACTGCAATTAACCTTCAGCATCGTGGTCAAACGATCAAATCTAACCTCGAAAAAAGGCGCGGCGTTCGTCGAGGACGTAGAAATAGGCATACAAGATATCGTGCACCAAGATTTGATAATAGATCTCGTTTCAAGGGTTGGCTTCCTCCTTCTCTTATGTCACGGGTTTATAACGTACAAACATGGTTCAATCGTCTGTCAAAATTTTCTCCAATTTCTTTGTGCGCTGTAGAAACAGTTCGTTTTGATATGCAAAAAATGGAGAGTCCTGAAATTTCAGGTGCAGAATATCAACAAGGAGAACTTCTAGGCTACGAAGTGCGTGAGTATTTGCTTGAAAAATGGAATAGAAAATGCACTTATTGTGAAAAAGAAAATATTCCGTTGCAGATAGAACACATCACCCCACGTTCCAAAGGTGGCTCAAACAGGGTTTCTAATTTGTGTTTAGCATGCGAAAAATGCAATCAAAAAAAAGCAAACAAAGATATTAAAGATTTTTTAAAAACAAAGCCTGAACTTTTAAAGAACATTAAGACTCATTTGCAAAAACCTCTTAAAGATGCCGCTGTGGTCAATGCAACCCGATATGCAACGGGTAACGTGATCAAAACAATGGAATTGCCAACAACATTTTGGTCTGGTGGAAGAACAAAATACAATCGCATTCAGCAAGGTTACAAAAAAGATCATTGGATTGATGCTGCGTGTGTTGGAGAAAGTGGAGAAAATGTTGTGATTCCTGAAAAACTTAAGGCAAAACTCATTACAGCAACTGGGCATGGGGATAGACAACTTTGTCTTGTTGATAAACATGGTTTTCCACGCTCCAAACCTGCTGTAGGCAATGTTTGTTTTGGCTTTAGAACAGGAGATATTGTCTCTGCAAAAGTCATAGCAGGAAAAAAAGCTGGTTCCTACATTGGAAAAGTTGCTGTTCGTTCAAGTGGCTCGTTTAATATCACAACAAAAAAACAAACAATTCAAGGAATTTCACATAAGTTTTGTAAAAAATTACATGCAAAAGATGGGTACAACTATGCTACAATTTAAAGTTACAAATTCATTCGCAATGCAACCAAGCGTCGCACGCAAGCGACTCCTTTGTCTGCTTGCAAATTCACAATTTACGCCTGCATTTCCTAACAGAAAATTGGCTCTTTTAGCTCATTTTCCTCCTCTTCCTAACGGAAGAGGTCTCCAATTCGAGGTGTAGGATGAATCTAAATTTTTATAGTTGTATTTTTGAAGAATTAGAATATCTTGAAAAAAAACTTGTAGAATATTTACTTACACCAAACAAACCAACCAATGAAGTTTTAAAACATATTTTTTCCTCTGGTGGTAAAAGAATTCGTCCTGCTATTTTTTTACTTTGTTCTAAATTAATAAATTATGATGACGAACATAAATTTCCAATTTCATCTGTTTGTGAGTACATTCATACGGCAAGCCTGCTACACGATGATGTCATAGATAACTCTACCCTGCGGCGAAATAAACCAACAGTAAATTCTGTCTGGGGCGACGAAACTGCTGTTTTATCTGGAGATCTTATTTATTCTGCGGCATGCCGACTTATGGTCAAAACTCAAAGTTTACCTTTAATTGATGATTTTGCAGAATGTATTCGCTCCATGAGTGAAAGTGAACTTTTTCAGCTTGAATTACTTTGGAAAAAAGATGTTTCTTTAAATGATTATTATCGGGTTGTATTAGGTAAAACAGCTATTCTTTTTCAAGCATGCGCCAAAACTCCATGCTATCTTAAAAAGACTGATCCCAAAATTATTAGTGAACTTGAAAATTATGGTCGAAATTTAGGCTTTGCATTTCAAATATTTGATGATTATTTAGATTACGAAGGAACCCAAACTTTACTTGGAAAGCCTGTTTTAAGTGACCTTCTCGAAGGTAAAATCACACTTCCTTTAATATATTCCTTAAACTCTAATCACTCACTTACAAATAAATTAAATTTACTTGTTAATTTAATTATTGAAAATGGCTCTGCAAGTAATGATGAAAAAAGTGAACTTTTAGAACTTGTTAAGTTAACAGGAGGTTTAAATCACGCTTTTATAAAAGCACAAGAACACATAGATTTAGCAAAAAATTCTTTAAACCTAATTGAAAAAAACTTTTCTCTTTCACAATCCCAAATTGAAGCATTAAATAGCCTAAAAGAGATTACGTCTTTTGTATTAAATAGAAAGCATTAAAAAATGAATATTTTTTCAATACGAAAACATATTTTAAAAAACGGACTAACTGTTTTATATTGCCATACACCTCAAACTGTCGCTTTTGAGCTGGCAATCCATATCAACACGGGTTCGAGAGATGAAAATGAATCTAATAGTGGAGTTTCGCATTTTTTAGAACACATGATGTTTAGAGGTTCAAGAAAATATCCCAATTCTATTTCGCTTTCAAATGCTTTAGAAAGTTTTGGCGGCGAAACTAATGCTATGACAGGAATAGAGAACACAACATATTGGTTAAAAGGTGATGCTGAAAAAACCTTAAAGGCAATAGAATGCTTTGCAGATTTTTTTCTATATCCAAATTTTGCTGATTTAGAAATTGAAAGATCTGTAATTCTCCAAGAGATGGCTTCGGATTTTAATGAGTCTGGAGATAGCATTGATACAGAATCATTATCATATTCTACTTTATTTTCTAATCATCCTTTAGGAAACTCTATAATTGGAAATGAAGAAGTTATTAAAAAATTAAGTGTCGAAGAACTACATCAAAAAAGAAAAGATTTTTATATTCCTTCTCGTTGTATAATAACAATACATACTTCAATTAGTGAAGAAGAGGTTATTAAAGTAATTGATCAACATTTTGGTCACCGATGGGAACATTCACAAAATGCAAATCCTCAAAGGGTAAGTGCAGAAGGTTTAATTTCAAAACTGCATTTAAATGGTTTTAAAAAACCTCAAAACGCTTTATGTTTACAAAATAATCCTGACAATCAATTTTCTGCCAAAATTATTTTTCCCACAATTGGTGGATTGTCTAAAGATGTTATATTAGTTACTTTTTTACAAAGAATTCTTGATGATGGTATATGCACTCGACTTCCAGCAAATATTAGAGAAAAACATGGCTTAGTTTATGACATAAGTTGTGATACACAATTTTTTTATGAAGTTGGAACATTTAGCATAGATGCAACTGTTTCTGAAAATTTAATAAATATATTATTAGATAAATTAACATTTGAAATAATTTCTATCTCTAACGAAGCACCTTCTATTAACGAAGTTGAACATATAAAATTTAGATATATTTTTGATTTAAAACAAATCAAAGAAACACCTTCACGGCTTTTAAATAGAGAAGTTATAACAACATTTATGAATTCAAGCATAACAATTGATGATGAAATAGAATTTTTAAAGACTGTCACTCCTGAAATGGTATTAAATATTGCAAAAAGAATTTTCTCTTCTTCAAAACGCGGATTAGTTTTAGTAGGACCAAAATCACGAAAAAAACGAGATTATATTGAATCTTTACTTAAAAAATTTGACAAAATTGGATAAACTATGAATAAAATATCTACAGTTATCTAAATTTTTGTTGCAAAGGTAAATTTAAAATTGTCTTATTAAACTTTATTTAGTAATTGGAGTACAAATCGTGCAACACGAAACCGTTCTGACCGTTGAAAATTTGGTAACAAGTTTTAAAATTTCGGGACGAGAAATTAATGCTGTGGATAATTGTTCTTTTTCTGTTAAAAAAGGGAAAACCTTAGGTATTGTTGGCGAATCGGGTTGTGGCAAAAGCGTAACAAGTTTATCTTTAATGAGACTCATTCCCTCACCTCCAGGTAACATAAAATCAGGTAAAATAATTTTTGAAAATAAAAGTATACTAGACTTTTCAGAAAAAGAAATGAGATCAATTCGTGGTAATAAAATGTCAATGATCTTTCAAGAGCCTATGACTAGTTTAAATCCTGTTTACACAATTGGAGATCAAATCTCAGAAGTATTTTCTCTTCACAAGGGATTTAATAAAAAACAAGCTAAAGAACTTTCAATCGAAATGTTAAAGCAAGTAAAAATTCCATCACCAGAAAAAAGATTTGACGAATATCCACATCAGCTTTCAGGCGGTATGAGACAACGAGTCATGAT
This region of Spirobacillus cienkowskii genomic DNA includes:
- a CDS encoding ATP-dependent helicase; this encodes MFTQLASQFNLSSLNKAQNEACTHKLGPAVVYAGAGSGKTKVICSRISWLITAEGVPASSILAVTFTNKAANEMKERIESYIGAHKAKHVIISTFHSFCAKFLRIYCHEAGYNPGFSIYDDGEQKSLLKDILKQLNVPDKLLSVSTVKSKIDKIKNRGLTPEEYLDEIKNNQDLTNKEIKNQFRNYGEQYDPELIQKVYEMYQQSLKQQNAMDFNDLLLIMYRLLKDVPKVLESLQNRFSYFLIDEFQDTNPIQFKLIQILSQKSRNLFIVGDDDQSIYSWRGAEPDFILNFHHLYKDAKIYKLEENYRSTNTIIGAATSLIKNNSKRANKTLYTNKKSDEKVKFKSLEEPFSEARYIANEIFSAVQNNHSFSDFCILYRTNAQSRSLEDELRRRMMPYIIYGLVRFYERAEIKILLGYLKLIINPNDDASFQKVINTPRRSFGDKALQKLKETSQKRNESLLKTLNEIVFGVIENEVSRSISGAKEFMISYQKWKSNIDLFNKPSLTLAEIISDINFEQFLKASYPEDFDERWLNVIELKNALVEFESFQKEEFELESTNQVNINGTSILTKFLDQAMLTVEPTVNNVQDGKSSAITLMTIHAAKGLEFSKVFITGLEEGILPHQNSLDSIDDIEEERRLLYVAITRAKDTLTITNSKRNRYKDFLPAQESRFISEISSEYISYENSYKNSVRKEFGVLNNKNNIFQDKPRIFKGDDLLNTKEVNINHTECSWQKGQRVNHKVFGIGVIKEIEKTGEGYRLKIKFEKNNVGEKTLIHTYVNPI
- the rpe gene encoding ribulose-phosphate 3-epimerase yields the protein MKKIIKVSPSIAAGNLLKLEEEVRKLESSGADSIHFDVMDGHFVPLLTIGVPFIEQMRKITNMELDVHIMVTNPDQVFLDYLNAGADILSFHHEVALHPHRICTQIKNHGKKAGIALNPGTHWRNIEYLLPVLDQVTIMSVNPGFSRQNHLTLTHKKIQELFNYKIQNNLNFEIMVDGGINADNVNIISKLGADIVVAGGAVFNYENYKEAIEKIKSASLLNN
- the iscB gene encoding RNA-guided endonuclease IscB, giving the protein MPLVLSSTKKPLMPCTPKRARLLLERKKAAVFRIYPFTIILKDRADGETQPLEFKADPGSKTTGITLVLNGKSEKKVVTAINLQHRGQTIKSNLEKRRGVRRGRRNRHTRYRAPRFDNRSRFKGWLPPSLMSRVYNVQTWFNRLSKFSPISLCAVETVRFDMQKMESPEISGAEYQQGELLGYEVREYLLEKWNRKCTYCEKENIPLQIEHITPRSKGGSNRVSNLCLACEKCNQKKANKDIKDFLKTKPELLKNIKTHLQKPLKDAAVVNATRYATGNVIKTMELPTTFWSGGRTKYNRIQQGYKKDHWIDAACVGESGENVVIPEKLKAKLITATGHGDRQLCLVDKHGFPRSKPAVGNVCFGFRTGDIVSAKVIAGKKAGSYIGKVAVRSSGSFNITTKKQTIQGISHKFCKKLHAKDGYNYATI
- a CDS encoding polyprenyl synthetase family protein — encoded protein: MNLNFYSCIFEELEYLEKKLVEYLLTPNKPTNEVLKHIFSSGGKRIRPAIFLLCSKLINYDDEHKFPISSVCEYIHTASLLHDDVIDNSTLRRNKPTVNSVWGDETAVLSGDLIYSAACRLMVKTQSLPLIDDFAECIRSMSESELFQLELLWKKDVSLNDYYRVVLGKTAILFQACAKTPCYLKKTDPKIISELENYGRNLGFAFQIFDDYLDYEGTQTLLGKPVLSDLLEGKITLPLIYSLNSNHSLTNKLNLLVNLIIENGSASNDEKSELLELVKLTGGLNHAFIKAQEHIDLAKNSLNLIEKNFSLSQSQIEALNSLKEITSFVLNRKH
- a CDS encoding M16 family metallopeptidase, which codes for MNIFSIRKHILKNGLTVLYCHTPQTVAFELAIHINTGSRDENESNSGVSHFLEHMMFRGSRKYPNSISLSNALESFGGETNAMTGIENTTYWLKGDAEKTLKAIECFADFFLYPNFADLEIERSVILQEMASDFNESGDSIDTESLSYSTLFSNHPLGNSIIGNEEVIKKLSVEELHQKRKDFYIPSRCIITIHTSISEEEVIKVIDQHFGHRWEHSQNANPQRVSAEGLISKLHLNGFKKPQNALCLQNNPDNQFSAKIIFPTIGGLSKDVILVTFLQRILDDGICTRLPANIREKHGLVYDISCDTQFFYEVGTFSIDATVSENLINILLDKLTFEIISISNEAPSINEVEHIKFRYIFDLKQIKETPSRLLNREVITTFMNSSITIDDEIEFLKTVTPEMVLNIAKRIFSSSKRGLVLVGPKSRKKRDYIESLLKKFDKIG
- a CDS encoding ABC transporter ATP-binding protein gives rise to the protein MQHETVLTVENLVTSFKISGREINAVDNCSFSVKKGKTLGIVGESGCGKSVTSLSLMRLIPSPPGNIKSGKIIFENKSILDFSEKEMRSIRGNKMSMIFQEPMTSLNPVYTIGDQISEVFSLHKGFNKKQAKELSIEMLKQVKIPSPEKRFDEYPHQLSGGMRQRVMIAIAIACKPSLLIADEPTTALDVTIQAQILALMNNLQKENGMSIILITHDFGVVAETCDEVAVMYAGKIIESATTQEIFSNPKHPYTIGLLNSIPKLGDKKHRLNTIPGIVPPLSKLPKGCRFQDRCSLANQECKEREPELLTIENNRKVACFKA